Proteins encoded by one window of Fibrobacter sp.:
- a CDS encoding lytic transglycosylase domain-containing protein, with the protein MDEVANHKEVLTFFGKKDSPEKLKKFIGSVNQKLSAADVERFSSYILTYSKQYDVDYKLVAAVIAQESKFKVNAKSRVGALGLMQVMPITGKNVAQKLKLSQYNLTDPKDNIQIGVKFLSMLYHEYGGDINLMLAHYNGGYRQAELYKTFKYFELLRLITMKYETFDYVKKVKANYRKISREF; encoded by the coding sequence ATGGATGAAGTTGCAAACCATAAGGAAGTCCTCACTTTTTTCGGTAAAAAAGATTCCCCAGAAAAACTGAAGAAGTTCATCGGCTCGGTAAATCAGAAATTAAGCGCAGCCGACGTGGAACGTTTTTCAAGCTACATCCTGACTTACTCAAAACAGTACGACGTGGATTACAAATTGGTGGCCGCGGTCATCGCACAGGAAAGCAAGTTCAAGGTCAATGCCAAGAGCCGCGTGGGAGCCTTGGGGCTCATGCAGGTCATGCCCATCACAGGTAAAAACGTTGCCCAAAAGCTAAAACTTTCCCAATACAACCTGACGGATCCGAAAGACAACATCCAGATTGGTGTAAAGTTCCTCTCCATGCTTTACCACGAGTATGGTGGCGATATCAACTTGATGCTAGCCCACTATAATGGCGGATACAGGCAGGCAGAGCTATACAAGACCTTCAAGTATTTTGAACTCTTGCGCTTGATAACGATGAAGTATGAAACATTCGACTACGTCAAGAAAGTCAAAGCCAATTACCGAAAGATCAGTCGGGAATTTTAA
- a CDS encoding YggS family pyridoxal phosphate-dependent enzyme has translation MEFTLEEMRSQLAKLESRISAACAQTGRSRESVLLVWVSKFHPAEAVENAIALGAKVFGENRVQEAESKFSTRLTAKDGSPVQCHVIGPVQSNKLKKAAIVADCIHSIANMEAVEKLEKVCAGLPSENGAASGKTLEILFQVNAGEEETKSGLDVANADAFLAELEKFAGACGPDGKSEKFPHLKFRGLMTIGKNTGVAEDSRECFAFLRNLQQKYLAKGGVFANFDQLSMGMTGDLEVAIEEGSTMIRVGTALFGERDYSKPVNDPV, from the coding sequence ATGGAATTTACTCTTGAAGAAATGCGTAGCCAGTTGGCTAAATTGGAATCGAGAATCTCTGCCGCTTGCGCTCAGACGGGCCGTTCCCGTGAATCTGTGCTTTTGGTTTGGGTGAGCAAGTTTCACCCGGCGGAAGCTGTAGAAAATGCAATTGCCTTGGGCGCAAAGGTCTTCGGTGAGAACCGCGTGCAGGAAGCGGAATCCAAGTTCAGCACCCGCCTCACCGCAAAGGACGGCTCCCCGGTGCAGTGCCATGTCATTGGCCCGGTGCAGAGCAACAAGTTGAAGAAGGCTGCCATCGTCGCAGACTGCATCCATTCCATCGCAAACATGGAAGCGGTCGAAAAGCTGGAAAAGGTCTGCGCAGGCCTGCCCAGTGAAAACGGTGCCGCCTCCGGCAAGACTCTGGAAATTCTTTTCCAGGTGAACGCCGGTGAAGAAGAAACCAAGAGCGGTTTGGATGTAGCCAATGCTGACGCCTTCCTGGCAGAACTTGAAAAATTCGCGGGCGCCTGTGGCCCTGACGGCAAGAGCGAAAAATTCCCTCACTTAAAATTCCGCGGCCTCATGACCATCGGCAAGAACACCGGTGTCGCAGAAGATTCCCGCGAATGCTTCGCCTTCCTCCGCAATCTCCAGCAGAAGTACTTGGCCAAGGGCGGTGTGTTCGCAAACTTCGACCAGCTTTCCATGGGCATGACCGGCGACCTGGAAGTTGCCATCGAAGAAGGCTCCACCATGATCCGCGTAGGCACCGCCCTCTTCGGCGAACGTGACTACAGCAAGCCCGTCAACGATCCTGTCTAA
- a CDS encoding metalloregulator ArsR/SmtB family transcription factor, with product MVEKDLEFEGSDCSCIHDEVVEAVRAQMPEDESLMDLADTFKIFSDFTRVKILCALMKSEMCVSDISVLLSMTKSSISHQLRILKQSNLVKYRKVGSVVYYALADDHVKMIFNQGMEHVLEEQ from the coding sequence ATGGTAGAGAAGGACTTGGAATTTGAGGGATCCGATTGCAGCTGCATCCACGATGAAGTGGTGGAAGCGGTTCGTGCCCAAATGCCGGAAGACGAGTCTTTAATGGATCTAGCGGACACTTTCAAGATTTTCAGTGACTTTACCCGTGTGAAGATTCTTTGCGCCTTGATGAAGTCTGAAATGTGTGTTAGCGATATTTCTGTTCTGCTTTCCATGACAAAATCTTCCATTTCCCATCAGCTACGAATACTGAAGCAATCGAACCTGGTTAAGTACCGAAAGGTTGGGAGCGTTGTCTACTATGCTCTTGCCGATGATCACGTGAAGATGATCTTTAATCAGGGCATGGAACACGTGTTGGAAGAACAATAA
- a CDS encoding cation transporter, whose product MKKKFKLQDLECANCAAKMEAAIKKIDGVNDASVNFLTQKFMLDADDARFDAILAEAKAICAKVEPDCKILD is encoded by the coding sequence ATGAAGAAGAAGTTCAAGTTGCAGGATCTGGAGTGCGCAAACTGTGCCGCAAAGATGGAAGCTGCCATCAAGAAGATTGACGGGGTCAATGATGCGTCCGTTAATTTCCTGACACAGAAGTTCATGCTTGATGCAGACGATGCCCGCTTTGATGCAATCCTTGCTGAAGCCAAGGCTATTTGTGCCAAGGTGGAGCCGGATTGCAAGATCTTGGATTAA